A window of Parambassis ranga chromosome 18, fParRan2.1, whole genome shotgun sequence genomic DNA:
CTCTGGATGGTCTGGAAGTAACATTTAAGGAGTGGAAAAAGTGCAAGTTTTCAAGGATGGGCTTTGAAATGAGAgggaaacaaagagagaaagcCCGAAAAATCATCAGTCATCAGATGCTACAATTTTGTTCAACAAACTTCTTTTTGTTGTGCGTTTTATCCAAATCTTCAAATTCACTTGCACCCATAATGTTTGGACATGATGTGGAGTAGTTAACTGCAGAAAACGATGCTGACTGAACGCACAGAGCGTCCACAGAGAGATCAATAAACCTTTTAAGAATACCGCCACATTCTTCCCATGTATCGTCCATGACttactgcaataaaaaaaaaagagaggctcAAAAATGGCACAAAGAAAGAAACGACACCCCCAAAACGTCCCACTTCCACTGCTTTTAAACACGGCCTGTCTGTTTCCTTTAGGAGCTGATGAGTTGACACAagactccaacaacaacaacagcagccacaGGCAGGTCCTTCGTATGTGTGGCAATAAGTCTCAGTAACTGATAAAGGTCTGAGGAAGACTTCTTCATGAATCCCCCCCATCCACGTAAAAACGGCCCCATGTGTTCATAAAGGCCTGCTGTTTAGTTGTACTGGAACTTGAAGTGGAAGCTGCCACCGGACTCAAAGGGGTTAAAGTTGAAAGGCCAGCCGTGTTGTCCTCCACCGCCTCCACCCTGCTGGTTTTCGGGGTCCAGAGGATCCTCGCCTGCATCAAACTTCTGTCTCATTTCTGCGAAGGAGGGAAAGACGCACATATAAGATGAAGACACCAAAGCTGCTCACGCTCCCAAAACCACATCATGCTAGCACCAGGTTCACAGCTAGCAGTCTGAGCTCCTGACCTGGGTCAGTGAGGACCTCTTTAGCTGACGCGATGTCGATAAACTTcttttctgcttctttcttcTCGGCTTCAGACTGGAAGTTGTCGGGGTGCCACTGCTGAGCCAGCTTCCTGTAGGCCTTGATGATCTCCTGCTTATTGGCACTCCTGAGGGACATAAACAAAGTGACGGTTTTTAAATCTACCCCCACTCTGCAGCAGTAATCACCGATTGCGATGGAACAGGTTGGACTGGTTACCTGCTAACACCGAGGATCTTGTAGTAGTCCCTCTTACGAGAGATTTTGAGCAGCTTCTGTGCTCGTTCCAGTCCTTCTCTGATATCGTTGCTGTCGCTGTCAAACTCTCTCGCCTCCTGGTAGTCCTCCACAGCTACACACAGTCACAATACATTTTTTAGATTGCTCTCTTTCCTGTTAATATCTGGCTCTTGTGCCCAAAACGATCATCAAGTCCTTCTACCTTTCTCGTAGTCCTGGTTGAGGATGTAGGCCTCGGCTCGGTCTCGGAGGATGTTGGTGTTGCGTGGGTCTCTCTGGTGGGCCTCTGAACACACGTCTATCGCCTCATTGGCCAACTTAAACTAGAtttagaagaagcagaagatgtTTTAGGGAGAAACATTGAGACAGAACCTGCCGAGAATTAGTATCAGTCCGTATCAGAGATACTTTTGAATGTGAGGGGTAGGCCTgacgcgataaacaataaatcaattaattgcgcgataactttaaatgggcttgataagtttttcggccgcgataaattccATTTAaacgcttgtttgttttcctctctctctctctctctctctctctctccctctcgctgccaaagacaCTGGGTGACAAAAGGTGTGACTCCGGTGCTttgtagcgtataaagtgtgcaaagtccggcccgtggcttctgtcttaaaacatgtcaaatcaacaggtagttatgttttaactcattgtgtaacgtttacgagatgttctgagcagaccgctgtcagctcgctgtctgcgttgccatggtgcgtcacagtgctgcagggcttggacgctggttatggcaaagcagagacacaaccaccaccacgagactaaacatgcctATGTATACAACgtgctatcagagagagtccgtgttgtacgagtgaagtcctcttgcccagtcctcatgtgccatctctgctatcagtttcttttacgtggtttctgtctacatggtggcgtttttaaaattcactgcagctgtctgcagcggccgatgtgcatacacacacgcaaacgcgtgtgcacacaaacacacatgcagtacacatgtgcgtacaggtgagcccactcccaccagcaggtagagagtgggtgttgtttggctctctgttgctcatgacgtgctagttggattgacttaactccattgactatgctaagATAAGCTAtcgtaataggcctaccacaaTAATACTACAATAAttataatgttgatgattgggggcctttccagcgttaaatgttctttagaaaaataaagtttattgatctttgaaagggtacttgcattatatgtcgttatcattatattagttgaaaatggtctcaaaacgacaatattatcaattatcgcaataatttatcttggcaattaatcgcccggCAAAAtttgttatcgtgacaggcctagtgAGGGGTTGATCATCAGAATATACATCACTGCACTCCTTAGGCTACATCTAATTGGACGAAAGCTTTTATTATGGTTGATCTCACTGAATTTAGAccagggatgtcccgatcaggtttttttttgcccttgagtccgagtccgagtcatttgattttgagtatctgccgataccgagtcccgatccgatcctagtgtatgcgtgtgtgtccAGACCGCCACGCTAGGAGATGTCACACACGCAgcggctcatcgaggtctcgaaccaggacctctcgcgccaaaagcgaccgtcatacccctacactacaggacaccgagccaccctgcacagaaggcattaactttgagagtcctaataaatatattccgagtcctgatcgggaggtaatgtccgattccgatcgagtctgaaatcaatCGGCCCGATTTCcaaaacatgaaaatgtttCTGGATGAGCTCATAGAAATGGCAGACATATTTGCATATAGTTTTAAGAGACAAGCCTTGACCTCAAAGTGATGCAAATAAGGAGCTCCCAGAATACACTGTATGGCTGTTTACATAAAACATGGGTAGGACTTCTCAACACACACCACCTGCTTTTTCTTACCTTGACAAGACAGAAGCAGATCCTCTCTTTGGCCAGGTTGGTGTAGTACTGGACATTTGGCTCCGTCTTCATGACCGACTCGTACTTATCAATGGCTTCCTGATATCTAATACGAAACATTTTTAATTAGGCCATGAAGAGGCAGACTGTGCATAAACACTACAAATGCACTGACCTCTCTTCCTGAATGAGCTCTTCTGCCGAGTCCAGCTGCTTGCTGAGCTTCTTCACCTGCTTGTAGTGACTGAAACACTCTTTGTCGTCCTGGTCGAGCTTCAGACACTCTCTGATGTGACTGCACGGAGTGATGAACACGTGGTGAGAAACAGATGTTCCTGCATTTGCATGGCTTGGTgtggtttgttttatttctagCAACAAAACGCTCACTTGAGTGACTCGTGGTGCTCGCCCAGGCTGTAGTGCAGCATGCTGAGCTTCAGGAAGGCAGCACGGTTGTCGTTGCGTAGTCTTGTCGTTGGCGTGAGATCCTGGATCGCCTTCTGTGGATCGCCCAATCGGATGTAACACTCTGCACGGAGCTCCCGTGACTCAGGATCCCAGGGAGAGATCTGAAGAAAGACAGCACGGATGAGAGTGAGGCTTTAATTTGTAGAAAAGGCAGCAGGCTTTTGATCTGGCGTTGCGGAAATGACATCTACCTCTATAACTCTCTCCAACACAGTGATGGTAGCGCTGTAGTCTCCCTGGTGATATGCAGCGTgcgcctcctcctgcagctcctccagctcattGGCTTTCATCAGTTGGTTTTGAGCCTCCTCATTGTCTGGGGAGCGCTGCAGCTAGAACAACATGCAGGTTTTTCCTTTAATGATGCGTTATTGAGGCACACGGGCCTGATAAATAGGATGTCACCGAGCCTACCACTGCTTCATAGTCCTCCTTGGCCTCATGTGCGTTGCCCTGCTTCAACAGGATGTTCCCTCTCTGCAGCCGGGCCTacgaaaaaaacacaaaaaatgaggaGGTGATGTAGGAGAGCGACAGAacatgtgcacaaaaaaaaaggcagaatcACACAATTCTCACAATTAACTTACAGCGAGGAAGTCAGGTTTGAGCTGGATGGCTTTGGTCAGATCCGGAAGGGCAGATTTGGATCTTCCCATAGCTAGGAACACTGCAGCGCGCTTGTAGTAGGTCAGATAATTCTTAGAGTCTCCCTCTGGAAAAAGGTCAACAGCACTAAGTTTCTGTTTTTCTATGCATTATTAGAACAGAGAACATAAATGTGCGTCTTTGTGAGAGTAACCTTACCCACAGCAGAGTGGTAATGGGACAGGGCTTCCGCCAACTGACCGGCTGCCAGAAGTTTGCGGCCCATCTCCAAGTGGTGCTCTATCTCGACGTGAGTCGCACCCAAGACACCTGTAACATAAAACTGTGCTGCTGAAATACATCGCTGGCAAAGACTGAGCAACCGAAATATAACAGCAGACTATAATGGAGCAAAAACTTCAGGCATCATCAGAACTACAAAGCTGCACCTGCTGACCTATAATTCACAGTGTTCACATCAGGAGATCAGATCACAACTCAATCGAAGGATCAGAGACAAGTTATGGTCcacatatgattttttttaatgtaatttgaAGCTCATTTCAATTAATTTGCCATGAAgaagtctgtttttatttgttatgGGATCCTGACAGGAAGAAGGTGAGTGTCGATCTGTACACACACTGCTCCTAAAACACATTATAAAGCGGCTACATCccaaacttgtttttttatcgGAGTAAAAATCTGATAATGACTTTTATTTATCAGTAAATCTCCTCTCACGTTGCTGTAACGTCACCGCTATAAGCCAACACTTCATGTCGGAAACTTTAAGCAGATGGAAACGTCTAGAAACGAGTGAGCTTCCgtttaaaaatgtctttaaaaggTTTGTTTATGGAGGTGAAGGCAGCCTTACCGTCCAGCTGGATGTCCAGgatgacacacagcagggacagagaacACAGGACCCCGCTGAGTCCCGTCCGCCGACACGACTCCATGACCAGTCAGTATTCACACTTTCAGAACCGGAACCGGCAAACCTAACAACTCTGCTTCCGCGTCGAATAAACAACCGATTCGTTTCATTGGAATTGTGATGTTATTTACAGGTTTGTCATCGTTTTTTCTCCCTCCCGCTGTCAGACCGCAGAAACAGCTACGACGGTCTATTTACGGTCCCGTTCGGACAGTATTCCGTGTGGGAAATGATTCACGTGAATAAAAGGTTCCTCCCCCCCgcttcacaaaaaaacaaaaaaaatcaaaagctAAATTATTTCAACTTCACTTTAAATCAAAACAATCTCTCCCTATCACCCGATGATGGAGCAGTCCACCAGCTGACGGTCTGTATACGAAGTAAACGAAACCTTTCTCCGGGCTTTCGCCGCCCCCCTCCCGGCCTGCCCTACATTTCCGTGGTTGGTCCGCACGGCGCACATCCGTGTTGGTCTCTACACGTGGGCTGCTCTCATTGGAGAGACTATTTTAACTCTGACGGCTCTACCATAATAACTCTGCACGGTCCAagcatcaccacacacacagtatattaTATACAACAAATATATTCAGTAGAACTGACAGCAAAGAGAAACCAAAGTTGTTGCTTTTTctttaaatcatatttaacTATATGCAAATGAATGTGACCAAAAAAATCTGTTAATGTGCAGAAAAGAGTGAAAAATAGTTTGTacagactgtaaacaaaacaaaaagaagtacgatcatgttttttttttgtttttctaacacCACCAGGAAGTCAAACTGAGAAGTTTAGCACAAAATCTTTTATTGTGTGCAGTcgtaataaaaaaatgtcatcaaaaactgtacaaaacaacacacaaagacgCCGGAATCATCATGGTGTTGACCTTCCCCTCACAGATCATCACACGATTAGTCAAATATAAATAGAAAAGTTGAAAAGTTTGCCTGTGCTGTGATATAATGATGAACTTTGTACAACAATATcaattattttccatttttacaCAATACACACTTGATAATGAGCTTATATATACAGTGCAGCGACGCTTAAGTTCCTTCCATCTGAACTACTATGATGTCAACAAAACAATAAAGTGAGGTGTCCCTCACACGTAAGCATTTCGTCCGTAGGTGCTGGCAACCACGCTCCGGGACTGTGCGGCTCCAGAATAAACTGTTCCTCTGGCTTGATAAGGCAAAGGGCTgcgaaacaaaaacaaaaaaaaaaagacggtcaaacaaacaatcaggttaaaaaaatgtctttgaatTCACTGAAAGCAccaaatttcacaataaaagtttTGTTCATTCTTATTTGCACCACTGGGGGGCGCCAAACGTAATTTAAAATCCTGTATATAGCTGCTTTAACTGATGCTCAGTCAGGCTCCAAACACACATTCCATATTTGCTTTAACAATGtgtgaccacaagagggcgccaGAATGCTGAGCAATGCATCCATAAgattctttgttgttgttgttgttgttttcatacTTGTGTGCATAAATATTTGTAACTCACTATTTTTCCTCTGTGCCCACTTTACAGGAGCAGGTGAGACAGACTCCTCCAGCGATGGCGAGCACAGCAGAGCACCAGCCGATGTACAGTCCTTCACCGATCTCGTACCTGCAGAATCAGACCACGTTGCACTTTAGACCAGTTTAAACCCCAAAAaaaccctccaccaccaccaccttcagcAGCGCCTCACCTTATCCCAGGATAGAATGGGTCGAAGAATTCCTGGGTGATATTGAAGGCGTACCAGGACACTGAGATCATGGTGCACAAACCTTTCAAAAGAAAATGAACCAATAAATACTCTGTAATGCTACAAAGGCATCATAATGTGCAGGTCATCGTGATCATGATCATTTTATTAGtttcttttattgttgttttttttttttggtacctTGAAGTATAAAAAGGACTCCGCCGGTCCCTGCAATCCTCCCTTTGAGAACGTAGTTTTCTCCCCCGGCCTTGGAACACTGTATTCCAATTAGAGCAGCCACCAGTCCAAAGGTGCCCAGCACTACTGAGGTGATCATCAGAGCACGGGACGCCTGGATGTAACCTGGAAACAgcacaaaagggaaaaaaacagcctcTCAGTCTCATGAAGATCCTCAGGTGTGAGGATCAGCATCTGAAGACCAACAAAGGAAAGTTCAGAGAGTCCTTTAATTAACCAGAGCTTTACACTCAGACCATCAGCATGAACAGGAcacgctgatcctgatgctGTAAATACTTTGATTAACTCTTAAATCATCCATGTACCGTTCAGAGCCAGCAGTGAGGGGAACTCTCTGCAGTTGTGAACCCCGGTCGAGTCTGACGCGCAGGACATCCACAGGTTTTCATagatggtggaggtggtgatGACGTTCCCGTCCACGGTGGAGGTCTTCCAGTAGCGGTTGGGCAGTGCGACGCCCACCATCACCCAGCCGACGAAGCCCAGAACCAAAGCCACTACTTCCACAACCGGATCCATGACCTCCTCCTCGGCccagcagtcacacagcagctgtatCCAGATCTCTGAGTTTCTTTTAATCAGTGAAACTTGACGTAAAGGTCCCACTGTCCGAgtgtctcacagtgtgtgtgtgtgtcggtctaCTACTGTGAGATGACTCCTGCTCAACAGATATGTATAATCATTTATATGACTCACTGTCTCTCCTCCCCCTaccctcaccctcaccctcacccacacacacacattcgtaTTGCCATCTTTGTGAGGACCTTATTATTGCATTCCTCAGACCCTCACTGACCTTCACAACTATCTAATACTTAACCTAATGTCCTCATTATGTTAACATGTTCTCACTCTGATGGTGTAAAGTCAGACTGTCCCTCATACACATAATGCAGTTAGAAGTATTCACCAAGTCACCTGGTCCCCATATGGAGAAGTATTCACCAAGTCACCTGGTCCCCATATGGAGAGCTGATCAGGGATACGTTcacacacgtttttttttttgtattttacacCCCTGAAACTGAACAGGTGTTTATCTCTCAGGGTCCAATGGTCATTTGTTTGCGTCTAACCCTgcactgtggatgttttttttttctcaaaagtcaggttaattctgtttttatgaGCCCGTTTATGCTATTTGCTTTTCAAATTTTGTTAATCAGTGCTAACTGGATGAACTATGAatattcatgtgtgtttataaaaagtatttttgtgATGATCTGTCACCTGAACCGCAGCTTTCCTGTTGCAAGTTACATTATAAGCTCTGCTTTCTGGATGTAATGCACACTGGACCTTGTTGGTTGTGATATCTCAAGGCCGTTCGACACAAGGACGCCGCGTCACACCCAGCATCTGAGAAACACATCAACACGTAACTGGTTTAATTTAAAATCGCAAACGGCCAGCAGGAGACAAAGGTCGAAAGAATCCCGCTTCATCGCGtagtttctgtgtttgtctgtcctcATTAATAATCCTCCTCCTGAAGAGGTGTCGGGTCAGCGCAGAGGTATCCAGGGCAGGCTGAGGTCACCGCACTGATAATATTCAGATAAACATCGAGAATGGTCGAGAATGAGGCTCTAAAAATAGACCCAGTGGACCAACAATCAACACAAGTGTTCAGATgtctgtaatgtgattttaaatGTGCAGAATACACTAATAAAAgtcatttaaatgcaaaatgAATGTTAAGAAAACAGAAAGTGTAAATTCTAACGATCATTAAATCTCATTTTCACCCACACCTGAAGTGCTCATGAAAGGCTCCTGCCCACCATAAACGCCTCGTATTATGACGGTTAGCGTTTTTCATTTTTACCTTCCACCACTGATAAGTCAGCACAACGCATAAATCTTCGCCTGTGAATACAAAACTTtatgtgattttaaaaaaatgatagcTACTTGGAAAGATGCCTTTACAGCTTTCCAGGAATCAGTCATTAAAGAGGAGCTGAATGACTGGATCCAGTACAGCTGAGCGAACAGAGTACAAAGAACTCACTGATTCTTAGAAAAGCTAAAGCTAATTGTTGATTCTATAAAGTCTGTGGGAAATGatagtgttttcttttcaattaGCAGAACAGTTAGCATGCAGGTAAATATCAATACATACAAAGCAGgtgcagaagaagagaagacagaaactgcagttcctccaatgGCCACATGAGTGTGGCTCCAGAAGTAAGTCAGTCCCTAACGTCTGATTTTACAACagaaatgtagctcttagcgtaagttgaatcaggaagactctgtttcccatcatgcaccATTTATCCCGATCGATTTATCGATTTatcccccctctcttccgctcactTAGTCAGACAATAGAAAGcgcctccctcaccaatcagctgtcgctttctgtccctctcctgaccaatcacagcgtagcacgaaatttaaaagtctccatctacTCTCCGgctttcttctgatcgaacctGGCAACCCACCGCCACCCCAAGCACCCCAAgaaggcctcctatctcctgccctccagctctccaccacctccaggtctagacctggtggtggtggagatgaTGTGGTCTTCatgacggggtctaggacgccaatgcacattcaaactttgcaCTTAATAAATcgttctcattcagttcgctgagtctcctatgattgaaataatcatgtttacagcctgccaCAAGTAAATTA
This region includes:
- the dnajc3b gene encoding dnaJ homolog subfamily C member 3b, which translates into the protein MESCRRTGLSGVLCSLSLLCVILDIQLDGVLGATHVEIEHHLEMGRKLLAAGQLAEALSHYHSAVEGDSKNYLTYYKRAAVFLAMGRSKSALPDLTKAIQLKPDFLAARLQRGNILLKQGNAHEAKEDYEAVLQRSPDNEEAQNQLMKANELEELQEEAHAAYHQGDYSATITVLERVIEISPWDPESRELRAECYIRLGDPQKAIQDLTPTTRLRNDNRAAFLKLSMLHYSLGEHHESLNHIRECLKLDQDDKECFSHYKQVKKLSKQLDSAEELIQEERYQEAIDKYESVMKTEPNVQYYTNLAKERICFCLVKFKLANEAIDVCSEAHQRDPRNTNILRDRAEAYILNQDYEKAVEDYQEAREFDSDSNDIREGLERAQKLLKISRKRDYYKILGVSRSANKQEIIKAYRKLAQQWHPDNFQSEAEKKEAEKKFIDIASAKEVLTDPEMRQKFDAGEDPLDPENQQGGGGGGQHGWPFNFNPFESGGSFHFKFQYN
- the cldn15a gene encoding claudin-15a gives rise to the protein MDPVVEVVALVLGFVGWVMVGVALPNRYWKTSTVDGNVITTSTIYENLWMSCASDSTGVHNCREFPSLLALNGYIQASRALMITSVVLGTFGLVAALIGIQCSKAGGENYVLKGRIAGTGGVLFILQGLCTMISVSWYAFNITQEFFDPFYPGIRYEIGEGLYIGWCSAVLAIAGGVCLTCSCKVGTEEKYPLPYQARGTVYSGAAQSRSVVASTYGRNAYV